Proteins found in one Rhodovulum sp. MB263 genomic segment:
- the cas6e gene encoding type I-E CRISPR-associated protein Cas6/Cse3/CasE, translating to MTLYLSRIRLSRSPSAQALSGLLSPPVSGPRRSAHHKLLWAAFADGPDRRRDFLWREDHDGGFLTLSERPPQPMDLFEPHQVKDFAPALAAGALLDFTLRANATRMKRGGKRVDVVMDALYGLPKGTRASERMVVAGREGKAWLERQGETAGFRVVRAEADDYAAEVLPGYRGPRKGQPQFGIVDLSGRIEIGDPAAFLGQLARGFGRAKAFGCGLMLIRRAS from the coding sequence ATGACCCTCTATCTCAGCCGCATCCGCCTGTCGCGCAGCCCCTCGGCCCAAGCCCTTTCGGGGTTGTTGTCGCCCCCCGTTAGCGGCCCGCGCAGATCGGCCCATCACAAGCTTCTTTGGGCCGCCTTCGCGGACGGCCCCGACCGCCGCCGGGATTTTCTCTGGCGGGAAGATCACGACGGCGGCTTTCTCACGCTCTCGGAACGCCCGCCTCAGCCGATGGATCTGTTTGAGCCGCATCAAGTGAAGGACTTTGCGCCCGCCCTGGCTGCCGGAGCGCTGCTCGACTTTACCTTGCGCGCCAATGCCACGCGGATGAAACGGGGCGGAAAGCGTGTCGACGTGGTGATGGATGCGCTTTACGGACTGCCGAAAGGTACCCGCGCATCTGAGCGCATGGTGGTGGCCGGCCGTGAAGGCAAAGCTTGGCTTGAACGGCAGGGCGAGACCGCCGGGTTTAGGGTGGTCAGAGCGGAAGCTGACGACTACGCGGCCGAGGTGCTGCCGGGCTATCGCGGTCCACGGAAGGGGCAGCCGCAATTCGGGATTGTCGATCTTTCGGGCCGGATTGAAATCGGCGATCCAGCAGCCTTCCTCGGGCAGCTTGCCCGTGGGTTCGGGCGCGCCAAGGCCTTCGGCTGCGGCCTGATGCTGATCCGGCGCGCGTCGTGA
- the cas7e gene encoding type I-E CRISPR-associated protein Cas7/Cse4/CasC, translating into MSTFLQFHLLTTYGPSNPNRDDQGRPKQAMVGGSPRLRMSSQSVKRALRESAFFELDLQGNMGIRTKRLFEKLVEHLDTQGVPGDVASEAAAQVAEIFGKLEAPNKADGNRVASTLAFVSPEEWRLAEDLVGKIVAGEDMPKEKDLKKLVLRHADGAVDIAMFGRMLAADADFNRDAAVQVAHAITTHTAQAEEDWFSAVDDLNKAEDTGAGHLGETAFGSGVYYQYVCVNADLLVENLDGDRDLAAKGAEALARAIAQTSPRGKQNSFAHHPRAHYVLAEKGTQAPRDLSGAFFSPIREQPILDNSVASLVRTRDDIDAAYGQAWDADCIMHVGVGGTLDEIVLFAGDAVRDA; encoded by the coding sequence ATGAGCACGTTTCTGCAGTTTCATCTGCTGACGACCTATGGCCCTTCGAACCCGAACCGTGACGATCAGGGACGTCCCAAGCAGGCCATGGTGGGGGGCAGTCCGCGACTGCGGATGTCTTCACAATCCGTCAAGCGTGCCTTGCGCGAGAGCGCGTTCTTCGAGCTCGATCTGCAGGGGAACATGGGCATCCGAACCAAACGGCTCTTTGAAAAGCTTGTCGAGCACTTGGACACGCAAGGTGTTCCGGGTGATGTGGCATCCGAAGCAGCTGCCCAGGTGGCAGAGATATTCGGTAAGCTGGAAGCGCCGAACAAGGCTGATGGAAACCGCGTGGCGTCGACCCTTGCGTTCGTCTCGCCGGAAGAATGGCGTCTGGCCGAGGACCTAGTGGGCAAGATCGTTGCCGGTGAAGATATGCCCAAGGAGAAGGATCTGAAAAAACTGGTCCTGCGCCACGCCGATGGAGCCGTCGATATCGCGATGTTCGGGCGGATGCTGGCTGCCGATGCCGATTTCAACCGCGACGCCGCAGTCCAGGTCGCCCATGCCATAACGACCCATACGGCCCAGGCCGAGGAAGACTGGTTCTCGGCTGTGGATGACCTGAACAAAGCCGAGGATACCGGGGCCGGGCATCTTGGAGAAACGGCGTTCGGGTCGGGCGTCTATTACCAGTATGTTTGCGTGAATGCAGATCTTCTGGTCGAGAATTTGGACGGTGATCGTGACCTTGCTGCGAAGGGCGCCGAGGCCTTGGCGCGTGCGATCGCTCAGACCTCGCCGCGTGGCAAGCAGAACAGTTTTGCCCATCATCCGCGGGCTCATTACGTTTTGGCCGAAAAGGGGACGCAGGCGCCACGGGATCTCTCCGGGGCCTTCTTCTCGCCGATCAGGGAGCAACCGATCCTTGACAACTCGGTGGCGTCGCTGGTCCGGACCCGGGACGACATCGATGCGGCCTATGGGCAGGCATGGGACGCCGATTGCATAATGCATGTTGGGGTCGGCGGAACGCTGGACGAGATCGTCCTGTTTGCGGGTGATGCCGTGCGAGACGCCTGA
- the nikR gene encoding nickel-responsive transcriptional regulator NikR: MQRITITIEDELLQALDAVMERSGASNRSEALRDLIRRGLAKDAPEDAECVGVVTYALDPAQRDLGRLVPESRQQHHDAAIAALSVPLDHHAAVEVAVMRGTVGSVQAYANSLFLQRGVRHGRTALIPVRTEVEFHLHGERAHTHDHLRVLDRF, translated from the coding sequence ATGCAGCGCATCACGATCACCATCGAGGACGAGCTGTTGCAGGCGCTCGACGCCGTAATGGAGCGCTCGGGCGCGTCGAACCGCTCGGAGGCGCTGCGCGATCTGATCCGGCGCGGGCTGGCCAAGGACGCTCCCGAAGACGCCGAATGCGTGGGGGTCGTGACCTATGCGCTCGACCCGGCGCAGCGCGATCTGGGCCGGCTGGTGCCCGAGAGCCGCCAGCAGCATCATGACGCGGCGATCGCGGCCCTGTCGGTGCCGCTCGATCATCACGCCGCGGTCGAGGTGGCGGTGATGCGGGGGACGGTGGGCTCGGTCCAGGCCTATGCCAACAGCCTCTTTCTGCAGCGCGGGGTGCGGCATGGCCGGACCGCGCTGATCCCGGTCCGGACCGAGGTCGAGTTCCATTTGCATGGCGAGCGGGCCCATACCCATGATCACCTCAGGGTGCTGGACCGGTTCTGA
- the cas2e gene encoding type I-E CRISPR-associated endoribonuclease Cas2e, whose product MLVVVVSNAPPRLRGRLSAWLVEVRAGVYVGDYSARTREMIWEQVLAGLDKGDAVMVWKAPTDQGYDFVTAGQNRRMPVDFDGLKLVSFFPEPPSR is encoded by the coding sequence ATGTTGGTTGTTGTCGTCTCCAACGCCCCACCGCGCCTTCGGGGCAGGCTGTCTGCCTGGTTGGTCGAGGTGCGCGCAGGGGTTTATGTCGGCGACTATTCGGCCCGGACGCGCGAGATGATCTGGGAACAGGTTCTGGCCGGGCTTGATAAGGGGGATGCCGTCATGGTTTGGAAGGCACCGACCGATCAGGGCTACGATTTCGTGACGGCAGGCCAGAACCGCAGGATGCCGGTGGATTTCGACGGATTGAAATTGGTCAGTTTCTTCCCCGAGCCACCAAGCCGATAG
- a CDS encoding ASCH domain-containing protein encodes MFRISDALKQRYPTAETFRFGDSAASSETLLSLVRSGKKTATCGALRDYENGEPMPAIGRRDIALSWDGTPALVIETVELVQCRFDEVTEAMALAEGEDDSLEGWRKGHGSYFERNGGFSPDLQILWERFILIEDLCGENDAPDRARSPAAPGA; translated from the coding sequence ATGTTCAGAATTTCCGACGCGCTGAAGCAGCGCTATCCTACGGCCGAGACCTTCCGGTTCGGGGACAGCGCCGCCTCGTCCGAGACCCTGCTCTCGCTGGTGCGCTCGGGGAAGAAAACGGCGACCTGCGGTGCCTTGCGCGATTACGAGAACGGTGAGCCCATGCCGGCGATCGGGCGGCGGGACATTGCGCTGAGCTGGGACGGGACGCCTGCCCTCGTCATCGAAACGGTCGAGCTGGTTCAATGCCGCTTCGACGAGGTGACCGAAGCGATGGCGCTGGCCGAAGGCGAGGATGACAGCCTTGAAGGCTGGCGCAAAGGACATGGCAGCTATTTCGAGCGCAATGGCGGATTCTCCCCCGATCTGCAGATCCTCTGGGAGCGGTTCATCCTGATCGAAGATCTCTGCGGGGAAAACGACGCGCCTGACCGGGCCCGCAGCCCGGCGGCCCCCGGAGCGTAA
- the casB gene encoding type I-E CRISPR-associated protein Cse2/CasB, with protein sequence MSDDPKSPGAIARGWWRANLGARESAAARALAARLRRAAPMAALCEPAVMELARALHMGPGRADSLVRLVCLLAEVREEDAATLARRLGGSDPTMSPLRFQRLMRAECDELIALLRRAVGMADRRCNVAALAQDLLYWEEARPRWCFHYFGADAPRDDLKESVK encoded by the coding sequence ATGAGCGACGATCCGAAATCCCCAGGGGCAATCGCCCGTGGGTGGTGGCGCGCGAATCTTGGCGCCCGCGAGAGCGCCGCCGCACGGGCGCTGGCTGCGCGGCTCCGCCGGGCCGCGCCGATGGCTGCGCTGTGCGAGCCCGCCGTCATGGAACTGGCTAGGGCATTGCATATGGGGCCTGGAAGGGCGGACAGTCTTGTGCGGCTGGTATGCCTGCTGGCAGAGGTGCGCGAAGAGGATGCCGCGACACTTGCCCGACGGCTGGGCGGGAGCGATCCGACAATGTCACCGCTCAGGTTTCAGCGCCTCATGAGGGCGGAATGCGATGAGTTGATCGCGCTCTTGCGGCGTGCTGTCGGCATGGCGGACCGTCGCTGCAACGTTGCTGCTCTGGCGCAGGATCTTCTCTATTGGGAGGAGGCCCGGCCGCGCTGGTGTTTCCATTACTTTGGGGCCGACGCCCCCAGGGACGACCTCAAGGAGAGCGTTAAATGA
- the cas1e gene encoding type I-E CRISPR-associated endonuclease Cas1e has protein sequence MSEGNLPGLAPPRPIALKDRSSLVFVERAQLDVADGAFVAVNADGTRTQIPVGGLAGIMLEPGARISHAAVALAARVGTLITWIGEGGVRLYSAGQPGGARSDRLLWQASIALDDAARLRVVRKMFALRFGEDAPSRRSIDQLRGIEGVRVRESYTLLARQYGVDWKRRSYDPKDWEAGDVPNRCLSAATACLHGLTEAAVLAAGYAPAIGFLHTGKPLSFVYDIADLYKLETVVPEAFRIAGQAGKGRLDMAPDRAVRLACRDAFRRTGLLKRIIPAIEEVLSAGNLPRPEPPPEAVSPAFPDAPPTGDAGHR, from the coding sequence GTGAGCGAGGGAAACCTCCCGGGCCTCGCGCCGCCGCGGCCCATTGCTCTCAAGGACAGATCCTCGCTAGTGTTCGTTGAACGCGCCCAGCTCGACGTGGCAGACGGCGCTTTTGTTGCCGTCAACGCCGACGGCACGCGGACACAGATCCCTGTTGGCGGGCTGGCGGGGATCATGCTCGAGCCGGGGGCGCGGATCTCTCACGCCGCGGTGGCGCTAGCGGCCCGCGTCGGCACCCTTATCACCTGGATCGGGGAAGGGGGCGTGCGGCTCTATTCCGCCGGGCAACCGGGAGGGGCGCGCTCGGACCGGCTGCTGTGGCAGGCATCCATCGCGCTCGACGATGCCGCAAGGCTGCGGGTGGTCCGAAAGATGTTCGCACTGCGTTTCGGAGAAGATGCACCGTCGCGGCGATCGATCGATCAGTTGCGGGGCATAGAGGGCGTGCGGGTCCGTGAATCCTATACTCTCCTGGCCAGACAATACGGTGTCGACTGGAAGCGCCGATCCTATGACCCGAAGGATTGGGAAGCAGGCGATGTGCCGAACCGTTGTCTGTCTGCGGCGACAGCCTGCCTGCACGGGCTGACCGAGGCGGCGGTGCTGGCCGCAGGTTACGCTCCTGCCATCGGGTTCCTGCATACCGGCAAGCCTCTCTCTTTTGTCTATGACATCGCCGATCTCTACAAACTGGAAACCGTTGTGCCGGAAGCTTTCCGGATCGCGGGGCAGGCGGGGAAGGGCAGACTCGACATGGCGCCGGACCGGGCCGTCCGCCTCGCCTGTCGTGACGCCTTTCGTCGTACCGGCCTGCTAAAGAGGATCATTCCTGCCATCGAGGAGGTTCTCTCGGCCGGAAACCTTCCTCGTCCCGAGCCGCCGCCCGAGGCCGTTTCTCCCGCTTTTCCCGATGCGCCGCCGACGGGCGATGCCGGCCACCGATAG
- the cas5e gene encoding type I-E CRISPR-associated protein Cas5/CasD produces the protein MQPYLVFSITASLGAMGELAGHERRGSLIWPGRSAILGLLGAAMGIERGGDFSKLDALGLAVAVFDTGASLRDYHTVETVPSAAVKHPNSRPEALAAARGRTNTTITLRDYRAGPLYGIAVWGEELDAIAAALRRPRYTLYLGRKSCPLAAPPGAKVVDAVSAEEALTHLDLPPWRRLDRRGAPVAARLLVCGSEEGEIVHDIPGDRRRRHFTPRRVTVRNVEIVPGGAG, from the coding sequence ATGCAGCCCTATCTGGTCTTCAGTATCACAGCGTCGCTGGGCGCTATGGGCGAGTTGGCCGGGCATGAGCGGCGCGGTTCCCTGATCTGGCCTGGCCGGTCCGCGATCCTAGGGCTTCTGGGCGCCGCGATGGGGATCGAGCGCGGCGGCGACTTCTCGAAGTTGGACGCGCTCGGTCTGGCCGTTGCCGTGTTCGATACGGGCGCGTCCCTGCGGGACTACCACACCGTGGAAACCGTGCCCTCGGCTGCGGTGAAGCATCCCAATTCCCGCCCCGAGGCGCTTGCTGCGGCGCGGGGGCGTACCAATACGACCATTACCCTACGGGACTATCGTGCCGGGCCACTTTATGGGATCGCTGTCTGGGGGGAGGAACTCGATGCGATTGCTGCCGCCCTGAGGCGCCCCCGTTACACTCTCTATCTCGGCCGAAAGTCCTGCCCCCTCGCGGCTCCCCCCGGGGCAAAGGTCGTCGATGCCGTGTCGGCAGAGGAGGCGCTGACCCATCTGGATCTGCCGCCATGGCGCAGGCTGGATCGTCGTGGCGCACCCGTCGCCGCCAGGCTTCTTGTTTGCGGCTCGGAAGAGGGCGAGATCGTCCACGACATTCCCGGCGACCGGCGACGTCGGCATTTCACGCCCCGCCGCGTCACGGTTCGTAACGTCGAAATCGTTCCCGGAGGCGCTGGATGA
- a CDS encoding CRISPR-associated helicase/endonuclease Cas3, with protein MGILDWPGKSASISGSRPHPAAYHMLDVAAVFERMIEPFGLNSRLRDALVLLSALHDLGKISDSFRCMLEKRAPQRFRHWQLTEVLLYEFDPILAGHLGGTPWVRQLLYASVSGHHGRPSKLDLGGLGYPGRRSRDYRLALAAIGSAEVDAATTLSRLCELWPDSSLDEVTEDHAVTLSWWLPGICTAADWVGSNARWFQPQAEITSLKEYLDGTRRVAVDAVRGAGLSGALTRDVRLFDFALRPMQTACAEVPMIEGPMLAVIEDETGAGKTEAALLLAQRMLLAGKGRGMFVALPTMATADAMFRRAADVVGKMFGKDASLTLAHGRAGLSVAFRDIVNSTARSEDDATCSDWLAESRRRALLADVGVGTIDQALLSVLPVKFQALRHFGLSSKILIVDEVHELGEPYIGAELEALLRMHRAVGGSAILLTATLPMAQRARLLSIYGGLSDSPAYPALTVAGGVARTDLPQATGPKGAVQVVRLANQDDAVAILAERAGRGSACVWVRNAVDDAISAVELLRSRGIEARLIHARFALSDRKRIEAEILARAGKAGVDRSGFVLVGTQVLEASLDLDFDVMVSDLAPMAALVQRAGRLWRHMDLRPRAERPVPAAILHVLSPDPGEVTSDRWLQSVLDRGAYVYPVADQWRTAKVLFDAGRIEAPSGLRTLIEAVHGKEPIPAPDVLSDAETAADGKGAAARGHAAQNIVELEAGYRMGGQANDDAIYPTRLGEEQRVLVLARWEDGRLVPWSVDMFEAWALSEVSARRSRLDALPLPDQSAPEIMAITRDWPDWKRAEQRLCPVAEDGHICAGLRYDERLGLIFGK; from the coding sequence ATGGGCATCCTTGATTGGCCGGGAAAGAGCGCTTCGATAAGCGGTTCGAGGCCACATCCCGCAGCTTATCATATGCTTGACGTGGCTGCGGTTTTTGAACGTATGATCGAACCTTTCGGATTGAACAGTAGACTTCGCGATGCTTTGGTTCTGCTCTCGGCCCTGCATGATCTTGGCAAGATCAGCGACAGTTTTCGGTGCATGCTCGAGAAACGGGCGCCTCAAAGGTTCCGCCACTGGCAATTGACCGAGGTGCTGCTTTACGAATTCGATCCTATTCTGGCCGGGCATCTGGGCGGCACCCCGTGGGTTCGTCAATTACTATATGCATCTGTTTCGGGGCATCATGGTCGCCCGTCCAAGCTCGATCTGGGCGGTCTTGGCTATCCAGGTCGGCGTTCCCGCGACTACCGGCTTGCTCTTGCTGCAATCGGTAGCGCAGAAGTCGATGCCGCCACGACCCTTTCGCGGCTTTGCGAGCTCTGGCCGGACTCTTCACTTGATGAAGTGACGGAAGATCACGCCGTCACATTGTCTTGGTGGTTGCCCGGAATTTGCACCGCTGCCGACTGGGTCGGGTCGAATGCAAGATGGTTCCAGCCCCAGGCGGAGATTACCAGTCTCAAGGAATACCTAGACGGAACGCGCAGAGTCGCAGTCGACGCGGTGCGAGGGGCTGGTCTGTCCGGCGCGCTGACGAGGGACGTGCGGTTGTTCGACTTCGCGTTGCGTCCGATGCAGACCGCCTGTGCCGAGGTTCCGATGATCGAGGGCCCGATGCTGGCTGTGATCGAGGATGAGACCGGCGCCGGGAAGACCGAAGCGGCACTTCTGCTGGCGCAGAGAATGCTGCTGGCGGGCAAGGGGCGGGGAATGTTTGTCGCCCTGCCGACCATGGCAACGGCGGATGCGATGTTTCGGCGTGCGGCAGATGTCGTCGGGAAAATGTTTGGCAAGGACGCGTCGCTCACGCTGGCTCATGGTCGGGCAGGGTTGTCCGTTGCTTTCCGTGACATTGTGAATTCGACTGCCCGTAGCGAAGATGACGCCACTTGCTCGGACTGGCTTGCCGAAAGCCGACGACGGGCATTGCTGGCCGATGTGGGGGTGGGGACCATCGACCAGGCGCTCCTTTCGGTTTTGCCCGTAAAGTTTCAGGCCCTGCGCCATTTCGGGCTGTCTTCGAAGATCCTCATCGTGGATGAGGTGCATGAGTTGGGCGAGCCGTATATCGGTGCCGAGCTGGAGGCTCTTTTGCGTATGCATCGCGCGGTCGGCGGATCTGCGATCTTGCTGACGGCCACGCTTCCAATGGCGCAAAGGGCGCGGCTTCTGTCGATCTATGGAGGCCTCTCGGACAGTCCTGCCTATCCGGCGCTGACGGTCGCGGGAGGTGTCGCTAGGACCGACCTGCCACAAGCGACGGGTCCTAAGGGAGCGGTACAAGTCGTGCGGCTGGCCAATCAAGATGATGCTGTCGCGATTTTGGCCGAACGTGCCGGTCGGGGAAGCGCCTGTGTCTGGGTGCGCAATGCGGTGGACGATGCCATTTCGGCCGTCGAGTTGCTGCGATCGAGAGGCATCGAAGCCCGCTTGATACATGCGCGCTTTGCGCTTTCTGACCGCAAGCGGATCGAGGCTGAGATACTGGCACGGGCTGGCAAGGCGGGCGTCGACCGCTCTGGGTTCGTTCTTGTCGGAACGCAGGTTCTCGAGGCTTCGCTCGATCTCGATTTCGACGTGATGGTATCCGATCTGGCCCCGATGGCCGCATTGGTTCAGCGGGCTGGACGGCTGTGGCGACATATGGATCTCCGGCCTCGGGCTGAGCGCCCGGTTCCAGCCGCGATCTTGCATGTCCTGTCCCCAGATCCCGGGGAAGTCACCAGCGATCGCTGGTTGCAATCCGTTCTCGACCGGGGTGCCTATGTTTATCCTGTCGCCGATCAGTGGCGCACGGCTAAGGTCTTGTTTGACGCGGGGCGGATAGAGGCGCCTTCCGGTCTGCGAACGCTCATCGAGGCGGTGCATGGGAAGGAGCCCATTCCTGCCCCCGATGTTTTGAGCGACGCCGAAACCGCAGCGGATGGGAAGGGGGCTGCAGCTCGCGGACATGCGGCGCAGAATATCGTCGAACTGGAGGCGGGCTATCGCATGGGCGGGCAGGCCAATGACGATGCCATTTATCCGACGCGCCTCGGAGAGGAGCAACGCGTTCTGGTCTTGGCCCGCTGGGAGGATGGCAGGCTTGTTCCATGGTCGGTCGACATGTTCGAAGCTTGGGCGCTGTCCGAGGTCTCGGCGCGCCGCTCTCGCCTCGACGCACTGCCTCTTCCGGATCAGTCCGCTCCGGAGATCATGGCGATCACACGGGATTGGCCGGACTGGAAGCGTGCCGAGCAGCGCTTGTGCCCCGTTGCGGAAGACGGACATATCTGCGCGGGCCTGCGATACGATGAAAGACTTGGGCTGATCTTTGGGAAATAG
- the casA gene encoding type I-E CRISPR-associated protein Cse1/CasA produces MLNLIEVPWIPVLCEDGSRQVVAPWQIAEPGILRPDWPRPDLNLACYELLIGLVFLADPPANNGDWQRRLAPDPDRLKEKLARFAVAFDLLGDGPRFLQDLAPLDGTPNPVDMLFIDSAGANTAKNNADLMVHRDRYGMLDLPLAAMALYTFQAHAPSGGAGNRTSMRGGGPLVTMVDPGDGLWSLVWANVPCGRSSDPDILPWMKPTRLSEKGQKSHPPEGQVFSAEAFFGMPRRLRLVGSGAGIEGVIQKPWGAHYALWKHPLSPYYRLKAGAEWLPKHPRPGRFGYRNWLGVIARETGSENSELSLSLRDWGQRGGEASVIVAGWAMDNMKPRDFVLSVQPFLDLPIAAEDMLVGLILAADAAAVALRGALAAVLSEGDAREAAREAFFAATEGMFLDHIQAVKAGGSPCADWLNDLRRQALSQFDALAMPGLDRRESDRIREIVEARKTLSGCFAGYGKQGKALFQHLGMEPPVRGNTRKSA; encoded by the coding sequence GTGCTCAATCTGATCGAAGTCCCCTGGATTCCGGTTCTCTGCGAGGACGGCTCAAGACAGGTTGTTGCTCCCTGGCAAATAGCCGAGCCCGGCATCCTCCGCCCGGACTGGCCTCGTCCCGATTTGAATTTGGCGTGCTATGAGCTTCTGATTGGCTTGGTTTTTCTAGCCGATCCGCCCGCGAACAACGGTGACTGGCAACGGCGCCTTGCGCCTGATCCGGATCGTTTGAAGGAAAAGCTGGCACGCTTTGCGGTGGCCTTCGATCTGTTGGGCGACGGGCCGAGGTTCTTGCAGGATCTGGCCCCTTTGGACGGGACGCCGAACCCGGTCGATATGCTGTTCATCGACAGCGCCGGGGCGAATACGGCGAAGAACAATGCCGATCTTATGGTGCATCGCGACCGCTATGGCATGCTCGATCTGCCGCTGGCCGCCATGGCGCTTTACACTTTTCAGGCGCATGCGCCTTCGGGGGGCGCCGGCAACCGGACGTCGATGCGGGGCGGCGGCCCGTTGGTGACTATGGTCGACCCGGGAGATGGGCTCTGGTCGCTGGTCTGGGCGAATGTGCCCTGCGGCAGGTCTTCCGATCCCGATATCCTGCCCTGGATGAAACCCACCCGCCTGTCTGAGAAGGGCCAGAAGAGCCATCCGCCAGAGGGGCAGGTCTTTTCGGCTGAGGCCTTTTTTGGCATGCCGCGGCGGCTGCGGCTTGTCGGCTCCGGCGCGGGGATCGAGGGCGTCATCCAAAAGCCGTGGGGGGCGCACTACGCGTTGTGGAAGCATCCCTTGAGCCCATATTACCGGCTTAAGGCCGGTGCGGAATGGTTGCCCAAGCACCCGCGTCCCGGTCGGTTCGGCTATCGCAACTGGCTTGGGGTGATCGCGCGCGAGACCGGGAGCGAGAACAGTGAGTTGTCGCTGTCGCTTCGCGATTGGGGGCAGCGCGGGGGAGAGGCCTCGGTGATCGTTGCGGGCTGGGCGATGGACAACATGAAGCCGCGTGACTTTGTCCTGTCGGTTCAGCCCTTTCTCGACCTTCCCATTGCGGCCGAAGACATGCTGGTTGGATTGATCCTTGCCGCCGATGCGGCAGCTGTGGCGCTGCGCGGCGCGCTTGCAGCCGTGTTGTCAGAAGGCGACGCCCGGGAGGCTGCACGAGAGGCATTCTTTGCGGCAACCGAGGGCATGTTCCTCGATCACATTCAGGCAGTGAAAGCCGGGGGAAGCCCTTGCGCCGACTGGCTGAACGACCTGCGCAGGCAAGCCCTGAGCCAGTTCGATGCGCTCGCCATGCCCGGACTTGATCGAAGGGAAAGCGACCGGATCCGGGAGATTGTCGAGGCGCGGAAAACCTTGTCGGGCTGCTTTGCAGGCTACGGAAAGCAGGGGAAGGCTCTCTTCCAGCATCTCGGCATGGAGCCTCCGGTGAGGGGTAATACGAGGAAATCGGCATGA